The nucleotide window ATGATAGAAGAACATGCAACTTCTGTAAAAATTACCGATATGATGGTTCGCCTACTGCTAATATCTTGTTCTCCAACTGAGACATTCTTGCAAGCATCCACACCTTCGATGGAATAAttctggacactatgcttttcaAAACTTTACGTCTAGCAGAAGATTTACTGGTTACAGAGATTAAACAGACAAACCTCTTTTTCAACAAGCTGTTTCAGATCCTTAAGACGACTTTGAAGCATGTCATATTGAGATAAGAGTTTCTGCTGTACAGCAACTATGTCTACCGCCTTTTGCGGAAGCTGGACAAACACAAGAGTTAAATCATGCAGGATAGTTAATACACACCACACTTTCTAGTTCAAGACTATAGTCACTGCATTTACCTCCAAAAAACATTACTCAACACGAAAAAGATTTTGAAGTTGATAGTATGGTTGAGAACATAATTAGAATTATCATTGCCATCAGtaatgctaacggaatgggtagTATTGCCAACAAGTACTGGCAAGATCAGGTGGAGCTAACCCATCAACAAAGCAAGATGGAACAGTCTAATACTAATAGTAAACAAATTTATCGGTGATACATGACTAGATCTTTACCTACCTGCTCAGAGTATCACTACTTTGTTTcatttctttctctcttttttaagGGAACTTTGTTTCGTTTCTTTAATGAAAGAAACACCCTAGATGTTTTTGCTACATGGAAATCAAACATACCTTTCGTGTCTCTGGCAGGATCACTTGATTTAGTGTTGTCCCAACAGCAGCCGATGCAATGACAGTTGCTGTAATTAGTCTAGGGAGGCTTGGATCAATGAATGCAGAAACAGCATCTCCAGAAGCAAGCAAAGCAACAGCACCGCCAACTAGATAAGGACTAAGAAACAATGGTCCCACATTCTTTGATGGCACTCTTAGCAACTTTGAGATCTCTCCACTGACATGGTTAGTGAGGCACATGGGTTCTCCTGGACTAAACCCTTTTGAGCGTGCCGCGATCTTGAGGGGACCCATCTGACGATAAGCATTGGCTGGGGCAGCCAAGGAAATGGTCACTCTTTCTCCTCCTTGAGCAGGCAGTTCCACAGTCTTGGTAGCAAATCTATGTGTGCGGGCTGTTCCTGAGGGTGTACGGATCTGCAACACAAATGACAGATAAACATATCAGTAATTAGAAACTGAAACCAAATTGACATAAGCTGTTAACAGTACTGTGCATAGATTGTAAAAGAAGATGATATCATCCATGAAAGGCTGACCTGAAGCCCCAGCATGCTGCCACAAAATTCCGGACGCCAATCAGTATTCAGTGAGAAATGGCAGTTAATTCTTGAATGTCGAATTAGCAGCACTTAAGAATGGGGCAACATTGGGTATGTGGCATAATGGACTGTTTACTCTAGAGTTGATAGTTGCCAATTCTCTACGACCAAATTTGGTCATGCTGACTTGACTGACAAGTGTTTGGTTATTTTCCGATAACTATGACAAGATATGTTCATGTTTTTGATGTGGAGCTTAAAACAAATACGGGTACAAGTTTGTCATTAGTGGTAGCAACATTTTGATAATTTTGTACTGCGTCATCATCTTTACATTTCGAACATTCTATCCAAACATTCTTGCCTCAATCTTAACAGAAAATGTGATGAAATATACTTCCATTCAGTTCACCATATACTTTTACATAATATGCAAGACCCTAAGGCATTTCACGTGTCACGAAGAACAAAGTAAAACTCCGTCTAAAGTAAATAGCATCAACATATAAATAGACTAATTTCTAATCTGCATTTTGGAAAGGAAAGCTACCACGATAGAGTGAACGGCAGCTGGAAGATCATCTTTCATCACATTTATAAATTGCAAGGCCTTCTCAAAAGCTGAAATATTCATGCTGCGTTCGGTAGGAGAAGATCCTTAGAGAAATAATATTAGAAGCGACATGAAGTATAGTAACTGCTGGAAAACTGAAATGAAGCACTAAAATTTGTATTGTGAGATAACAGTAAAACAACAGAAATTAACCAATTTACATAATGCAAAGGAGTACGCAGAGAATGAATAATCATTGGAAGGCCCACAAATCACCCCTGTCATAGAGTTACATCGAAGAACAATGTGTAGTTATCAAACATTTAAGACGTTTCGGCATCCTGGAAAGCAATATTTTTGGGAGCAATATTGAACCACCCCACAAACCAATTACAAGAGCAACATTGAGTTGCCCATCATACCACCCCCAAAAACACATGAAAAAAGTATCAGTCAGACCATAACCGGATTACTGATTAAGCTCAACATTTTCAATGACTCGTTATGATTCAAGATATCAAGTATCTCTAAAGTTCAAGCACctagacccccccccccctctcccgcTAGCAAAAAAAAAAATGTTGCTGGTAAAGGTTCGTATTAGTTGCTTTTGAAAAGTAGTGATCATAATCCATAATTAAAAGCCTAAAAGGACACTAAATTACAATAAACAACATTATGAAGGTGGTACAGAAATATCCAATAGACGGCTTGATGAATAAAACATGTTTCAGTCACTAACCTCACTTCTTCTGACTCGATGCTTGTAACGTCTCCAGAAAATAGTTCATATTGGTACCGGCACTTCGAACAAGAAACCACCTGAAGGGCATCCAACTAAAAACCATAACGATATTTGCAATTCAAAGCATCCAACTAAAAATATTCCAGGTTTTGTGTTCATGTTGTTGATCTGCCATGAGTTGGGGTGGAAGGCATTAGACATGTATATAGTTGTTCATAGTTCCCCATTGTGAAGGGTTTCTTGCGTATTTAACACACTTGCATGTGTATACCTATGTAACATATCTGCCAAATGGTCTCCTACAAATAGAAGCAATATTGTTGACAGCAAGAATCAGACCTAGTCCAAGTAATCCTACAAGCATGGTATAATCTATCCATGGTGGCAGTCTAGCCTGACAACTAGATCCTTGTAGGACTTGACGAGGGATAAATAGCCTGTCGCAGGACATGGCTGTCACACAAACATATAGaaagaaagggggaaaagaaCTGATTTCCACACGAACTAGAACAACAGCCATGAGAGCACTTGGGAGAGCTTGCCAGCGGAAAATGGGCGATGACGGCATTATAGCAACCTTGAAAATGGAACAAACGGGAAAGAAGGTGAGTTAGGTGGTGGTGTATTGAAAGACGGGCCATGGAGAAGTTTGGGGGCAGCACGCAACGCGCAAGAGGGATGTGTATGCCCCACCGTGGAGATTGGCAATGGTAAGAGGTGCGCACGGCCGGGGGAGGGGGGTGTCATTGTGAAAAGTGGCAAGAGGGTTATGTCAACCGGTTTTGGTAGACAGGAGAGTAGAATAATTGGTTCCTATTTTAGAGGTGAAGTGGAGAATATATAAAACTTGAGAATTGAGAGGGTTAACTGTTAAGAATACGTTTCCTATATAAAATTATCAAAATGTCCTGCTGAAGTGCTTATAAGTTATAGCAATGTGCGACCATAAAGAGTGAAACTATTTACTAAAGCATCCATTGTCACTAAACCCTAGTGAGGGACAGAATTACAAAATAAGATCCACCTACCAGAATTACAATTTGCATATGGATCTAAAAGCATTTATATTCCTAGAACTCTCCCTTCTGTGCTCCTACCTACTGGCGACAGTATGTTGGTTCCTGTGCTAACAATATCTAACAGCTACCGTCCCCATTGTTTCCCTCTTATTCTTCCAAGTCACATTTGTCTCGCGTCTCATGATGTATCCAGCTGCGGAAAATTGTTTAGAAGTTCGTGTTTTGCAAGCTGATGAGTAGTATTCAGTATGTGAAGGAGAAGTAAAGCAACTACTTCTGAAGCATCGAACCTGAGTTCCATGCTGAGGCTGTGCGACAGCAATTGCCACCATGCAGGTTGGACAGCGAACAGTTATGCCAAACGGGACCTGCAGTAACTAAAATGTGTTACTGTAACACTTAATTGCACTAATTTAATGTGTACAAGATATATTCCATTCACTAAGGCACCCACATGTCAACATTGGATATTCAATTTTCACCAAAACTATCAAATTTCAAAGATATTCAGAACTACTGGCATTATTGTGGGGCAATGTGCAATCTTGTAATATTAATACTGCCAAACTGTTCAAAATTAATTTTTACTCTGTTAATATTCAAAGCAGATATATTCTAGGCATATTAAGTCACGCAACATGCAAACTTTGATACGTTGGCTCCCAAACAAAGATACCCCTAGGAGGCGAAGGAGGTCCTGGATAAATTGGGATACTTAGAATGTTCATGAGCTGATTTCATTTGTTATGCCCGCCAAACTGTGGACTAAGGTGTGCCTTCTGCAAACCGCCAGATGGACGCACCTAAGAGTACTTGACCTTGCGAATTTGAAACTTGATCCCATGTATTTTAATATGCTAACTGGCTTAATTTCTTCTTTGCTGCTGTTATTATCAGTCTAAGGCGGGAAAAAAGAAAGTAGTGCCATACATAAATGGTTTCCCACTGAATCCTTTGTCAAATAAACTCCTCTGAAGTACATTTATTGCTATCTGATAAATTTCTATTTGCAACTTCTTGGTAGAAATTATTCATATCTTGATGGAAATGCTATGAAAATGGGATGGCAAGGTGATTGTTCTGGGAATGATTTTGTATTGCACTTATTCATATCCACAGTCAAAGATGATTAAAGTTGTAAATTAAGTCTACATAGAATTAAACTGCAAAGCAGAAAAATGAAGAAAGTAAGCACTGAGATAGATAGCAGCCAGATATTTTGTGTTGTTGTGCGAAGTATCTATCTACTCAGCGTTTACTTTCTAAAACTACAAATTCATGGGTCAGAAATCAGCATGATACTTGGCACACCAGATTGGAGCATCATGCGACAGATGACATAAGCACACGACATTCCTCTGGCACATGAGTTCCTAACACGAAACCTCACCTCCTCTGCAGAAGATACACCCGCACGGGACACGTAGTCGACTATCCTGATAGCATCAGAAACGCGCAGAGCCGCCGCCAATCGCTGGACAAGCAACGCGTAGGTCCGCGCGTCCGGCCTTGCCCAGCCCCAGCGCCCTACTGCAAACTCAGAGTTGGACACCGGAGTCAGGAGCACTCAAGCAACTCATGAATGGACAAAATAGCAGAGGAGCAAGGCGGGCTCACCTCGCGCCAGGCCGGCGCGCATCGCGTCGAAGACGGAGAGCGCGAGGTCGACGTTGCCCCGGTCAAGCGCCGCCGCTACTATCGCATTGGAGTCGGACGCGTCAAGGGACGATTTCGAGCCGGAGCCGGCCCCGCCTCCCAGCGACTCCGCGACAATGTCCAGCGCTCGGTCCGCGTCCTCTGCCCCGGAGACCCTCCGGAGGAGGTCTGCGTCGAGCGAGCTGTCGGCCGGCGCTTCTGACGAGCCGGCGCCACCGCCGGATGCCGCGGAGCTGGCCCTCTGCAGGGAGGGCCAGCGGGAGGCGGGTGGGAAGAGGAAAGAGAAGCCGGTGTTGGTGGCGGACGCGAGCGGCGGGGGATTGAGGGGGCGCGGCGGATGGTGGACTGCGGGCGCGGGCGGGAGGAAGGCGAGCGCCATGGCCGCGTGGTCTCAGAGGGAAAACGTCGAGCACATGTCGCGCCCGTTCGGTTGTGGATGAGGCGCGGGTGGTGGAACTGGAACGGAACGGCTGCACACGGACATGGCGATCCCTATTTCGCGCGTAGGTCGCTCGGGCAGCCTCGCCTGAGCGCGAGCGCGAGACTGGCCCGGCCCAGCGCTTGGCAGACCACAGCCTCCTTTTTtacattttttcttttttctattttttttacttttattCATATTTTCAAATATTCTAAATATATATTACAAAAAAGTTACATAACTTTTTCGAAAATTTTAACCATGCATTTGAAAAACTGTTTTTGATTCATACGAAAAAAGTACTATGTGTATGGAAGAAATAGGCATAAAAATACAAGTTTTAAGAACACTTAAATCATCCATTTGGAAAATATTAAATTTGTATGAAAAAAATTCTGACATACTATATGAAGACTGTAAAATGTGAATGAAAAAAATAGACATGAAAATAGATCAATTttcaaaaatgttaatcaagtATTTGGAAAAATGGTAAACATGTATAAAAATGTTTTTGATATATACAATAAACGTACAATGTGTTTGAAAAAATAGACATAAAAATATGTTTAAAATTTTTTAATTAGGTATTTCGTAAAAAACCTAAATGTATACATAAAATGTTCCTGATGTATATAAAAAATATACAATGGTTATGAAAAAAGTACCAAAAATATATGTTTTCAAAAATGATATTCATTTATTTCCAAAATGGTAAAAGTTTGTTTAAGAAATATTCCTAATGTATAAAAAATACAATGTTTAAGAAaaaaaagtagaaatcaaaacAACGTATTTTTCGAACAAATTTAATTATGTATTTAAAAATGCTTAAACATGTGCATAAAAAATATTCTTGATGCATAAAAAAAGGTAAAAAAAAACGAAGAAATTTgaagagagaaaaagaaaaagaaaaaaatcattaaacacatgaaagaaatgaaaaaaaggtgagaaacgaaaaaaaaacagaaagaGGAAGACGggaagaaacaaagaaaaccgaACAGAAAAAAAAGTGACAGCTAAGAAATGTAAATGGTAAGAGGCCAGCCCGGTACTATAGCGCGCATGAATAATCTTCAGTCCAGGGGAGTATATATCTTGCTTATAGCGAGATAAAACTCGAAATTATTAATTAAGGAGTATTCGTTGCAAAGAACACTCCACTTTCTCAGATCGTGACAAAtggcgcacatgcagcgcgcCATTTGTCGTAACCTGAGAGTTTTTCTTTTTTCGTAAATCTGtttattcaaaatattttatcttttAAACAATGCGTTCAAATctcgaatcgttttcatcattggattcctcgcgtcgagattttcaaaactagatctcatgttgataggttttgacgaacttttttttcacgaaaaaaacccgcgaaaaaaaggcaaaaaaaccgaaccgggagcacggttttttcccttttcgaaagaggcacgcccgtgcctctcgcaAAATCACACCCGTGCCTCGCGTGGAAGTAAAACCATGACTCGCgtggaagaaaaaaaaacaaaaaacatattttttcgttttcgagaagcacggccgtgactctcgcgaaagtaCAACTGTGcatctcgcgaaagcaaaaccgtgactctcgtgaaaaaaaacagaaaacgcgtattttttTCCCTTTCTGAGAAGCATGGCCATGACtttcgcgaaagcacaaccgtgcctctcgcggaagcaaaaccgtgactcgcgaaagaaagaaaaaacacGTTATATTTTCCCTTTTTTAGAGGCACGGTCGTGACTCttgcgaaagcaaaaccgtgactctcgcgaaaaaaaaatagaaaacgcggttttttccgtttccgaaaggcacggccgtgactctcgctgaagcgcaaccgtgcctctcgcgaaagaaaaccgtgactttcgcgaaagaaagaaagaaaaaaacacGTTTTTCACGCAAAActattttttttgatttttttatcaAAAAGCTAAAGAAGACGGGGGAAAACCAAAACGTCAAAAAAAGGGGATaaaaaaccgtttaaaaagccgaaaacgcgtgcgaaaaaacaaaaaaacaaaatccagatggagcatccaaaacatgacacgtggcgaatggctaagagcgcgccaagtggcactgatcgttgcgaggcttcCGAAGAAGCGCTCATTAACTAGTTGCTCCCGATAAAACTACCGTGTTGAATAGCAACCAACCGTTTACTATCGAGCGCGCCTGTCCCTCTATATGGGCCGGCAAATTCCGATATTTTGTCCCCACTGGTTTTGGGAATGTTCTACGGCTTTCCCTGAACACATTTTTCCTTTATtattattttctttattttttctttcttttacCCTTTTGTTTACATTTAAAAAAATCTGTAATTTTTTGAACTCCTCAATTTTTAAAAATCCGGGAATGTTTTCCAAATCCACATTTGCTTTTTGAAATTCATGATATTTTCTAAAAATAATGCACATTTATTCAAATTCACAAACACTTTTTAATTTTCTGAAATACGTCAACATTTTTGGAAATACGGGAAtaattttcaaattcatgatttaTTTTAAAAATTAGATATATTTTTCAAAATCGTGAAGAATTGTTAAAATCATGTATTGTTTTAAATTTCGTAAACATATTTTGCATTGTGTGAACATTTTCATATTAGTGAACATGCTTTAAATTATGAATTTTTTCAATATCAGTAACGTTTTTAGATTTCATGAACAATTCTAAAATTTGTAAAAAAATAgtaattcatgaacattttttgaatccgCGGACAATTTTGAAGTcgcaattttttttgaaatagtGAACAATTTTTGTATTGGCGTACATGTTTTGTATTTGGTGAACTCTATTGTACTCgcaaatattttttgtatttaGAAGAATGTTTCATATTGATGGCAATTTTTAAAATTTGGGAACAGTTTTTGAAAATCCAGATCAAATTACGGAAACtgaaaacattttttgaaatcgCAAAGTGAGAAAATTTTGAATTCCGGTAATATTTCTCAAAATCATTGACATTTCTTGAATTAGAAATATTTT belongs to Triticum urartu cultivar G1812 chromosome 7, Tu2.1, whole genome shotgun sequence and includes:
- the LOC125521503 gene encoding uncharacterized protein LOC125521503 isoform X3, producing the protein MALAFLPPAPAVHHPPRPLNPPPLASATNTGFSFLFPPASRWPSLQRASSAASGGGAGSSEAPADSSLDADLLRRVSGAEDADRALDIVAESLGGGAGSGSKSSLDASDSNAIVAAALDRGNVDLALSVFDAMRAGLARVGRWGWARPDARTYALLVQRLAAALRVSDAIRIVDYVSRAGVSSAEEVPFGITVRCPTCMVAIAVAQPQHGTQLDALQVVSCSKCRYQYELFSGDVTSIESEEVSMNISAFEKALQFINVMKDDLPAAVHSIVIRTPSGTARTHRFATKTVELPAQGGERVTISLAAPANAYRQMGPLKIAARSKGFSPGEPMCLTNHVSGEISKLLRVPSKNVGPLFLSPYLVGGAVALLASGDAVSAFIDPSLPRLITATVIASAAVGTTLNQVILPETRKLPQKAVDIVAVQQKLLSQYDMLQSRLKDLKQLVEKENYSIEGVDACKNVSVGEQDISSRRTIISCSTW
- the LOC125521503 gene encoding uncharacterized protein LOC125521503 isoform X1, yielding MALAFLPPAPAVHHPPRPLNPPPLASATNTGFSFLFPPASRWPSLQRASSAASGGGAGSSEAPADSSLDADLLRRVSGAEDADRALDIVAESLGGGAGSGSKSSLDASDSNAIVAAALDRGNVDLALSVFDAMRAGLARVGRWGWARPDARTYALLVQRLAAALRVSDAIRIVDYVSRAGVSSAEEVPFGITVRCPTCMVAIAVAQPQHGTQLDALQVVSCSKCRYQYELFSGDVTSIESEEVSMNISAFEKALQFINVMKDDLPAAVHSIVIRTPSGTARTHRFATKTVELPAQGGERVTISLAAPANAYRQMGPLKIAARSKGFSPGEPMCLTNHVSGEISKLLRVPSKNVGPLFLSPYLVGGAVALLASGDAVSAFIDPSLPRLITATVIASAAVGTTLNQVILPETRKLPQKAVDIVAVQQKLLSQYDMLQSRLKDLKQLVEKEVWMLARMSQLENKILAVGEPSYRARRGRVKRVRKSLETTLLAKIELMESYAKLCSMIEIEVEMDSDVIVAEAATGAERISEQIEQLMEIDSLEEQWRIQAEANDEAERLLGSDSSEALSAERV
- the LOC125521503 gene encoding uncharacterized protein LOC125521503 isoform X2, which produces MALAFLPPAPAVHHPPRPLNPPPLASATNTGFSFLFPPASRWPSLQRASSAASGGGAGSSEAPADSSLDADLLRRVSGAEDADRALDIVAESLGGGAGSGSKSSLDASDSNAIVAAALDRGNVDLALSVFDAMRAGLARVGRWGWARPDARTYALLVQRLAAALRVSDAIRIVDYVSRAGVSSAEEVPFGITVRCPTCMVAIAVAQPQHGTQVVSCSKCRYQYELFSGDVTSIESEEVSMNISAFEKALQFINVMKDDLPAAVHSIVIRTPSGTARTHRFATKTVELPAQGGERVTISLAAPANAYRQMGPLKIAARSKGFSPGEPMCLTNHVSGEISKLLRVPSKNVGPLFLSPYLVGGAVALLASGDAVSAFIDPSLPRLITATVIASAAVGTTLNQVILPETRKLPQKAVDIVAVQQKLLSQYDMLQSRLKDLKQLVEKEVWMLARMSQLENKILAVGEPSYRARRGRVKRVRKSLETTLLAKIELMESYAKLCSMIEIEVEMDSDVIVAEAATGAERISEQIEQLMEIDSLEEQWRIQAEANDEAERLLGSDSSEALSAERV
- the LOC125521503 gene encoding uncharacterized protein LOC125521503 isoform X4, with protein sequence MALAFLPPAPAVHHPPRPLNPPPLASATNTGFSFLFPPASRWPSLQRASSAASGGGAGSSEAPADSSLDADLLRRVSGAEDADRALDIVAESLGGGAGSGSKSSLDASDSNAIVAAALDRGNVDLALSVFDAMRAGLARVGRWGWARPDARTYALLVQRLAAALRVSDAIRIVDYVSRAGVSSAEEVPFGITVRCPTCMVAIAVAQPQHGTQLDALQVVSCSKCRYQYELFSGDVTSIESEEVSMNISAFEKALQFINVMKDDLPAAVHSIVIRTPSGTARTHRFATKTVELPAQGGERVTISLAAPANAYRQMGPLKIAARSKGFSPGEPMCLTNHVSGEISKLLRVPSKNVGPLFLSPYLVGGAVALLASGDAVSAFIDPSLPRLITATVIASAAVGTTLNQVILPETRKLPQKAVDIVAVQQKLLSQYDMLQSRLKDLKQLVEKECPELFHRRCGCLQECLSWRTRY